In Macrobrachium rosenbergii isolate ZJJX-2024 chromosome 48, ASM4041242v1, whole genome shotgun sequence, one DNA window encodes the following:
- the LOC136831823 gene encoding pro-resilin-like, which yields MNPKVGLLFFMSLVALAAVAARPMAKPESSEESSEEESYESSEAKYSFNWAVSDDSSENDFGHEESRDGDDTQGSYFVHLPDGRLQTVRYHVEGDSGYVAEVTYEGEAQYPESNESESESESDESDESD from the exons GTAGGCCTACTGTTCTTCATGAGCCTGGTTGCTCTTGCAGCAGTTGCCGCTAGGCCTATGGCTAAGCCAGAAAGCTCCGAG GAATCCTCGGAGGAGGAATCTTACGAGTCCAGCGAAGCCAAGTACAGCTTCAACTGGGCCGTGAGTGACGACTCCTCCGAGAACGACTTCGGACACGAGGAATCTCGCGACGGAGACGACACTCAGGGGTCGTACTTCGTCCACCTTCCCGACGGGCGTCTGCAGACGGTCAGGTATCACGTCGAGGGCGACTCAGGTTACGTGGCTGAGGTCACTTACGAGGGCGAGGCCCAGTACCCCGAATCGAACGAATCCGAATCCGAGTCCGAATCAGACGAATCGGACGAATCcgactaa
- the LOC136831636 gene encoding pro-resilin-like → MNAKLLILLGLLAMAAADIRPIYDNEGESEDSSSEESYESSEAKYSFSWAVSDDSSSNEFGHQESRDGDFTQGSYYVQLPDGRVQRVSYHVDDDDGYVAEVTYEGEIESEESDESNESD, encoded by the exons ATGAACGCCAAG CTCCTGATTCTCTTGGGCCTGCTAGCCATGGCTGCAGCTGACATCCGCCCAATTTACGACAACGAAGGAGAATCAGAG GATTCCTCCTCAGAGGAATCCTACGAGTCCAGCGAAGCCAAGTACAGCTTCAGCTGGGCCGTGAGCGACGACTCCTCCAGCAACGAATTCGGACACCAGGAATCCCGCGACGGAGACTTCACtcagggatcctactacgtccAGCTTCCCGACGGGCGCGTCCAGAGGGTGTCCTACCACGTCGACGATGACGACGGCTACGTAGCCGAAGTGACCTACGAAGGCGAGATCGAATCCGAGGAATCGGATGAGTCAAATGAGTCCGATTAA